CTGGCAATTTGCGCCTGCGTGATGGTACCCGTGCCCGTGCCGGTGGTGGCCGTCAGATTGTAGTTGCCGGCGTCCGTGCCGCCCAGGGTCATGCCGCCGGCATTGACAACCTTGCCGCTGCCGGCGTTCTTGTCGGCGAAGGTGGCGGTGGTCGCGTTGACCGTCAGGCTGTCACCGCTTTTTTTGCCGCCGAACGTGGCGCCGGCCGCATTGACGATGGCGTTCAGGCCACCGTCGTAGACCTTGCTGTCGACCACGATATTGGTGACCGCGGAAATGGTGGCCTTGGTAATATTGGCCGTCACGCCGGTCGGGTTGCTGATCGTGTAGTTGCTGGCCAGGCCGCCGTTGCTGCCGACGGTCATGACCGCGCCGGTGATGGTGACGGCCTTGCCGGTGCCGACGTTCTTATCAAGAAACACGCCGACCATGCCGCCCACGCCGACGCCTTCCGCACCGACCAGGCCGTCGAGAATCACGGTACCGCCCAGGCTGACCGCGGTACCGCCGGTGTAGGCCCGGTTGGTGGCCGTGATACCGGTGATCGTCAGCGCTTTTTTGGTGATATCGCCGGTCACGCCGGTCGGATTGGCCAGCGAATAATTACTGGCCAGGCCGCTGCCGTCGACCAGCGTGGTGCCGGTCACGGTTACGACCTTGCCGGTGCCCGCGTTCTTGTCGGCAAACACGCCACTCTGGCCCGAGAAGCTCACGGTTTCGCCCACCACCAGGCCATCCAGGGTGCCGCCGGTCAGAGTGGCCTTGGTATTACCGTCATACGCTTTGGCGCTGGCGGCCAGGCCGCTCAACGTCAGCGCTTTTTGCGTAATGCTGGCGGTGCTCGCCAACGACACGCCGACCGTGTAATTGCTGGCCAGGCCGCCGCCAGTGCCATCGGACAGGGCGCCGCCGGTTACCGTCACGGCCTTGCTTGCGCCCGCGTTCTTGTCGCCAAAGACGCCGGTCAGGCTGGACAGGCCCAGCGTTTCCCCGCTGACCAAGCCGTCCAGGGCACCGCCGTTCACGGTGGCCGCCGTGCTGCCATCGTAGACCTTGTCGGCCGCCGTCGCGCCGGTCACCGTCAGCGCTTTTTGCGTGATGTTGCCGGTCGCGTCAGTGGCGTTGCTGACCGTATAGTTGCTGGCCAGGCCAGAACCATTGCCCAGGGTGGCGCCGGTCACGGTCACGGCCTTGCCGTTGCCCGCGTTCTGGTCGCTGAAGGTACCGCTCTGGCCGGACAGGTTCAGGGTTTCGCCGGTCACCAGGCCATTCAGGGTCCCGCCCGAAATGGTGGCCTTGGTGTTGCCGTCATAGCTCTTGCTGGCGACGTTCACGCCGCTGACCGTCAGGGCTTTTTGCGTAATATCGGCCAACAGGCCCGTCACGCTGCCGACCGTGTAGTTACTGGCCAGGCCACCGTTGCTGCCGTCTGACAAGGTACCACCACTGACCGTCACGGCCTTGCTGGTGCCGGCGTTCTTGTCGCCGAACGCACCGGACAGCGCGCCCAGGCCCACCGTTTCGCTGCCGATCATGCCGCTCAAGGCACCGCCGGAAATGGTGGCCGCCGTGTTGCCGTCATAGACCTTGTTGCCAGCCGTCGCACCGGTCACCGTCAACGCTTTTGGCGTGATACTGGACGTCAGGGTGGTATCGGCGAGCGTGTAGTTGGACGCCAGCCCGCCGCTGCCATTGCCCAGGGTGGTGTGAATGGTGACTACCTTGTTATTGCCGGCGTTCTTGTCGGCATACGTGGCGATAGAGCCTGATGTCAGCGTTTCGCCGCCCACATAGCCGGTAACGCTGCCCTTGTTGATGGAGGCCGTCGTGTTGCCATCGTACTCTTTGCTGGGATCCAACGCCAGGTTAACCCAGGTCAGCGTCTTGGCCGTGATGGTGCCGGTAATGCCGGTCGGCGCGGTGACCGTATAGTTGCTGGCCAGGCCTCCGTTGCTGCCATTGGAAAGCGAACCGACCGTCACCGTCACCGCCTTGCCGGCGCCGACGTTCTTGTTGGAGAATACGCCGATCGACGTGCCCAGGCCCAACGTTTCGCTGCCGATCAGACCACTCAAGGTACCGCCGGTCAGGGTGGCGCCTATACCGGCGTCGTATTCCCTGGTGGTCGCGGCCAGGCCGGTGACGGCCAATGCTTTCGGCGTAATGGTGCCGGTCAGGCCGGTGGCCGTGACAATATAGTTGCCACCGGCGCTGCCGGTGGTGATCGCCGTCACGGCCTTGCCGGTGCCCGCATCCTTGGTATCGAAGGTACCGGTGTTGACCGCGATGTTGACGTTATCCTGCGACAGCACGCCGACCAGCGAGCCGCCGGAAACCGTGGCGGCGGTGGTGCCGTCATAGTCGCGGGCGGTCACCGTGGCACCGGTCAGGGTCACGGCCTTTTTGTCGATGGTCAGGGTCGCCGCGTTGGAGCTGATGGCGTAACCACGCTGGCCGGAGTACAGGCCGCCGGCCGTGATGGCGTAGGTGCCGGCGTTGACGGCGCTGCCCGCCGCGCCGTAGTTCAGCGAACCGGACAGCGAGACGTTCGGGTTCGAATACGTGAAGCTTGGCGCCGCAAAGTTGGCGGTGCCGTCATAGGTCTTGCTGGCGTTCGAGGCAAACGTCACCTGCAGCGGCGTCATGAAGGCGCGCAGCAAGGGGTAGGTATTTGTGTCGTAGACGATCCACGTGCTGGCCAGGTCCCACGCTGCGCCGCTGTAGGTGGCCAGCAGCTTCATTTGCGCCGTGGTCAAGCCAGTGCCGGTGCCGGTGGCGCTGGTGGCCTGGCCCGTGGTGGTGGTATCCCAGAAATTGCCAGTGGCGGTGCCGCCACTATTTGCGCCGACCAGGCCACCCACGCTGGCGGTGCCGGAGACGGCGCCGGTGGCGTAGTTATTGGTCAAGGTGCCGGAGTTCAGGCCGACCAGGCCGCCTACATCGGTCCCGCCGCTCACCGCGCCGGAGGCATAGCTGTTGCTGACAGTGCCGCTATTGCTGCCGACTAGGCCGCCGACGTCGGTCGAACCGGTCACACTCATGGTGCTGTAATTGCCACTGACAAGGCCGGCATTGTTGCCGACCAGCGCGCCGGTGTTATCCCTGCCGGTGATGCTGCCGCCTTCCAGGCCGACATTGCGCACGATCGCGGAGCTAGACGTCGCGCCGAACAGACCAGCGTAATCCGTGCCGGGACGATTGACGACCAGGCCGGAAATGACATGGCCGGCGCCGTCGATGGTACCGGTGAACCTGGCGCCGGTGCTGGTACCGACCGGCACGAAGGTGCCGCCATTCCAGACATCGCCGCCGGTGCCGGTGCTGGCGGCGTTGATATCCTGCTTCAGCGTGTAGTTGCCGGCCAGGTTCATGGCCATCAGCTGCAACTGGTGCGACGAGTAGATATTGGTGCTGTACTCGGCCGACAGCATCGGCCCGGTGCCGCCTGTCGCGTTGCCTGCGCCGTTGAGCGTGCCGTCGGTATTGACCATGACCCAGTTATTGCCGGTCGAGCCGGTTGTGGTCGTGAAAACAAAGGCCGAGAAATTTTTGGCAACTTGCATTTCAGACGATGTCAGGCCAGTGATCGAAGGGGTAGTGGTGCCGCCATTTGTACCGACACCTAGCGCCGCAGGGTTCACGGTCAAGTTGTAATACCCGCCGGTGATCGAGGGACTCGTGCCGGCAGCGATGGTGCCGATCAGGCCGCCCAGGCTTCCGGAGCCGCCGGAAAACAGGCCTACCGCGCCGGACGAATAGGCATTCTGGGTCAAGCCAGCGCTGGTATTGGTGCCAATCAGGCCGCCCACCGCAGTAACGCCCGTCACCGAGCCGGTCGCGTAACTGTTTCTGATAATGCCTGAGTTTCCGCCAACCAGGCCACCAAATCCGGTGCCGGTGCCGCTACGGCTGCTCACCGCGCCGGTCGAGTAGCTATTGAGGATCTGGCTGGACGCCACATTGCTGCCAACCAGGCCGCCAGTCAGGCTATTGCTCGTCACGGCACCGGTATTGTAGCTGTTGGTGATGACTCCGGTAGCACGATTATGGGATGTCAGCCCCCCTGTATTGGTGGTTCCTGTCACATTGCCGCTATTGAAACTGTTGGTGATCGCGCCCAGATTGTTGCCAACCAGGCCCCCTGCGGTGTACGCGCCGATCACTTCGCCAGCGTTGTAGCTGTTGATGACGGTGCTGGTTTTGGTGGTATTGCCCACCAGCCCCCCCATCCAAAAGTCATAGTTCCCCACGACGCTGACCTTGCTGGTGTTGTAGCTGTCACTGATGGTGCCACTGTTGAGCCCGACAAGGCCGGCGCCGATGGCACCGGTCGTGACGGTCACCGAACCGCCGCTGGCATACGCATTGCTGATGGTGCCACTGTTGATGGCGGCCAGCGCGGCGATATTGCCTTGTGTACTGGCGATATTGGCGGAGATGACAGGCGCGACCAGGCCGATATTGCGTATGCTGCCACTGCTGGAGCCGAACAGGCCTGCGACGCCGGCGGCAGAGGTGGTCGAACTGTTCAAGCCGGTAATGACGTGGCCGAGGCCGTCGAACTTGCCGGAGAATGCGGTGCCGGTGGTGCCGATCGGCGTGAAACCGTTGGCGCCCCAGACCGCCGTGTTCGCCGTGACGCTGGCATCGATATTGGCGCCCAGCACGAAGTTGCCGCTCAGCGCATTTTTCAAGCCCTGCAAATCGGTGCCGCTGACGCTGGTGGCCGCGCCCAGGCTGTTGATGACCGTGTAGGCCGTCGCCGTGCCGTCGCTGCCCAGCTTGGTGCTGAAGTTCAGCCCCGATGGCAGGTCGATCTCGGCCTTGACATTGTAAGTGGACAGGTTGCTTGCCGCGACCGCCTGTTGCCCGTATTCCAGCGCCAGGCTGGCCGTGCCGGAGCCGCGCAGCGGCTGGTTGATGTTGATATTGTTTTGCGCCGTCATCTTCAGCTGGTTGGCCGACCATGAAATCGTGTCGTTGACGTTGATGTCGCCCAGCGTGCCGCTGCCGCCCGAGACGCTCTGAATGTGGACACTGTTGCTCTTGAGCGCATTGCTAAAAAACGCGCCGGTCTGGTCGCCGCCGGACGCCGCGATGGTGTAGTCGGTCGGGTCGATCAGCCAGGTGCCGGTCAGGCCGTTGCTGGAGGCCGTCGTGACCTTCAACGCGTCATCGAGTTTCACATGCGCAGCCGAGGTGTCAATAAAACCGCCGTTACCACCGCCAGGCGCGCTGGCGTCCAGCGTGCCGCCCGCGTTCACCGTACCGCTCTGCATGTCGCCCAGCAGCTTGATGGTGCCGCCGCGCGTGTCTATCGTATGCGCCTCGATCACGCCCGTGTTGTTGACCACGGTTTTCAGCAAGTCGCCGGCCGCCTGCGCCGTCAATACGACGCTGCCGCCGTCAGCCTTGATCATGCCGCCATTGCTGACCAAAGCGCCCACGGCGCCCGCGTTGACGGCGACATTGAGCAAGCCATCGCCCGCCACGTCCAGCGTGATGGCCCGGCCCGCCGCCAGGGCAACCGAGCCCAGGCGTGCCTGGATCGTGCCCTCGTTCGACACGTTGGCGCCCAGCAAGGCCACATAGCCGCCCGGCGCGCTGATCGAGCCCTGGTTCAGCACCTTGCCGGCACCGTTACCGCTAAATTGGTACTTGCCGGCCATGAAGTCGGCGTTGTTGATATCCAGGGTGGACGCTACCAGGCCGGCCGTGTTGACCGAGGCGCCCTGGCCGAACAGCACGCCGTTCGGGTTGACGATAAAGACCTTGCCGTTGGCCGACAAGTTGCCCAGGATGGTCGTGCCATCGCTGCCCAGCACGCGGTTCAGGGCTACCGCATTGCTGTTCGGCTGCACGAATTGCACCGACTCACCCTTGTTGATATTGAAATTGGCCCAGTTGATGACGGCATTCTGGCTGCCCTGCCGGATCACCGTGGCACCCGGTGCGCCCGTGATGCTGGCCTGGCCCGCCACCACCGTGCCGCCCGCCGGCCCGGCCAGCGCCAGAGAGCCATAGCCGAGCATCAGCGCCGCCGCCATGCTGGTCAAGGCGAAATGCGCCCCGCCCCCGCTGCATCCTGGCATCGAGCGCTTGCCGGCGGATTTGACGTTTTCGGACACGGCGGCGTAAGCGCCCGTGGCCTGGTTCCAGATGGAGCGGTAGATGCGGTTCATGGCGGTGTCCTGATTTTTTAACTTATTAATTAACTTGCATTAATTTAGAAATACTTGACGGCTTGCAGCCAGAAACGGCCTGCCGCATCCGGTGCCGAGGTCGCCTTGGCATTGCCCAGCTTGTGTGCGTAATACGCTTTCAGGACGAGCGCATTGGCGCCCGTCCACGTCACGCCCACGCCGGCGCCGCTCAGGGTGCGGCGGTTCTCGCCGGCGCTCCAGGCGTTGCGGTTCAGCTTGACGCTGCCCGTGTCGGCAAAGGCCAGCAGCTGCAGCTGGCCGGGCAAGGAAGTCAACGCCGGGAAGGCCGTGAGGTTCTGGCGCAGTTCCAGATTCAGCACGTAGCCCTGGTCGCCATACGCCTCGCCGCCCGGATAGGCGCGCACGCCGCCCACGCCGCCGATGCCCATCTTTTCCGAGACGTCGAGATTTTTCGACGCCGCCTGGCCGCTGACGGTGCCGAACAAGCTCGTCTCGCCGCCCAGGCTTTGCACGCGCGCCGCATTGAAAGCGAGCTTGTTGAAGTGGCCGTTACTCTTCACCGTCAGCTGGTCGATCAGGCGCGCCACCGGCGTTGCGATATCGATCTTGCCGGTGGTGTAGGTCAGCGAATACGTGCTCGCGCCACCGCCGCCCCAGCCATCCTTGGCGTCGCCGTTCAGGTTCAGCATCCACACCCTGGCCGTCTTGTCGTTGACCGTGCCCGTCGATTCCGTGCGGTCCTGGAAGGTCTTGTCGTCGTAGCTGAGCTGCGCATACAGGTTGCTGCTGCGCGAGCGGATCAGCGGATAACTGCCATACGCGCTGGCGATCTTCGCCGTGCCCTTGGCGTCGAGCACGGCAAATTCCTTGCCCAGCTTGTAATCCATATACGTGTAGGCGCCGCCCAGGCGCAGCAGCCCCGCCTGCCCCTGATACGCCAGGCGGCCGTAGTTCAGGCCGTCGGCCGAGGTGAAGGCGCGTAGCGTGGCCACGTCGCCGATGCCGGCCAGTTCATTGATGTTCAAGGTGGCGCCGATGCGGTTGCGGCCCGTGTAGCGGTTGCCCTGGTTATCGACGTCGATGCTGCCGTTGAAACGCGATCCCGGCTGCACCTCGACGATCAGGTCGGACGCGCCCAGGGAGGCCCCCGGCGCCAGGGTCGAGCTGACCTGCACGCCCGGCAAGTCCGACAACAGCAGCAAGCGCCGCTCCAGCGGCGGCGTAGAAATCACTTGCCCGTCGAGACCGGCCAATATCGTGCCGGCCAGGCCGTCGGACAGCTTGCTCTGGTTGCGCAACTGCACTTGCCCATACTGGCCTGGCAGCACGCTGATGTGCACCACGCCATCGTGGATATCCTGCGCCGGCAGATACGCCTGCGCGAGGAAATAGCCACGCTGCTGGTAATAGCTGGCAATTTTTGACGCCATGGCGCGCAGCTCGCCCAGGGTCAGCTCGCTGCCCGGCACGAAACCCGTGCTGGCGATCAGTTCGCTCTCGGTAAAGACGGGCGGCGCCGTCACCTGCAGGCGCTGTACCGTGATGCGCGTGGTATCGCCCACCGCGGTGGCCGGTACATTACCCTGCTGCACGCGGATGGCCGGCGGCGCCTTCGGCAACTGGGGCGCGACGGGAATCTGCTGCAGCTGGCTGCCAGCGCTGGGGGGATCGACGGCGTACGCGTTCTGGATCAACAGCAGCAGGGTCAGGGGCAGTAATTTGGCGCGCAAAAGAATCCTCTCGATCACATCATCAGCAGTGGGCGGAAAAGTTGCCACATATTAATTTAATAGTTCCTATACTGTAACAGTTCCGTTCTACAACTTGACCATCTTTATTCTTTATATTGAGAAAGTGCACATCGATTCGGTTTCCTGGCGAGTTTGGCGCGCCAAATGTGCACAATGTACAAACCGCGCGTCGATCACGCAGTTTCCCGTCGATTTGACGGCAAGCGGTCTTGTAGAGCCGCCTGCGTTGGCGGCAGCGGCAACAGCGGCCCGGCGCGAGCGGGCCGCTGCGGTGAGCTGGAAATACGCGTCAACCGTCCTTTCAATGCCCTCCCCCCAGATACGCGGCGATCACCTTCGGATCGGTCTTCAGACTTTCGGCCGGGCCGTGCACGGAGATGCTGCCGTTTTCCAGCACGTAGCCGTAATCGGCCACGTTCAGGGCGGCGGCGGCGAATTGCTCCACCAGCAGCATGGTCACGCCTTCGGCTTTCAGGCGCGTGATGATGCGGAAGACCTCTTCCACCAAAATCGGCGCCAGGCCCATCGACGGTTCGTCGAGCAGGATCACTTCCGGATTCAGCATCACGGCGCGCGCCATGGCCAGCATCTGCTGCTCGCCGCCCGAGAGCGTTCCGGCCAGCTGGTCGCGCCGCTCCTTCAGTCGGGGGAACAGTTCCAGCGCCTTGTCCAGGTCGCCCTTGATGTCGCCTTTCGGACGCGAACGTGTAAAGCGGGGAAAGGCGCCCAGCAGCAGGTTATCCGTCACCGACATCGAGGCGAACACGCGCCGCCCTTCCGGCGAATGGGCCAGGCCGGCGCGCGCGATCTTGTGCGAGTCGAGGCCCGTGACGTCCTTGCCGCCCAGGGTGACGGAACCGGATTTGGGTTTGAGCATGCCGGAAATGGCGCGCATGGTGGTGGTCTTGCCGGCGCCGTTCGAGCCGATCAGGGTCACCAGCTTGCCCTTCGGGACGTCAAGCGAAATGCCGTGCAGGACTTCGACTTTGCCGTAGGCGGCGTGCAGATTATGAATGGTCAGCATGGTCTTCCTCTCAGTGCGCCGCGGGGCTCAGGGTCTCGGCGCTGCCGCCCAGATAAGCTTCGATCACTTTCGGATCGCTCTGCACAAGCGCGGGTGCGCCTTCGGCGATCTTCTGGCCGAAGTCCAGCACCGTCACCACGTC
Above is a genomic segment from Janthinobacterium sp. 64 containing:
- a CDS encoding ABC transporter ATP-binding protein → MLTIHNLHAAYGKVEVLHGISLDVPKGKLVTLIGSNGAGKTTTMRAISGMLKPKSGSVTLGGKDVTGLDSHKIARAGLAHSPEGRRVFASMSVTDNLLLGAFPRFTRSRPKGDIKGDLDKALELFPRLKERRDQLAGTLSGGEQQMLAMARAVMLNPEVILLDEPSMGLAPILVEEVFRIITRLKAEGVTMLLVEQFAAAALNVADYGYVLENGSISVHGPAESLKTDPKVIAAYLGGGH
- a CDS encoding ShlB/FhaC/HecB family hemolysin secretion/activation protein, whose product is MRAKLLPLTLLLLIQNAYAVDPPSAGSQLQQIPVAPQLPKAPPAIRVQQGNVPATAVGDTTRITVQRLQVTAPPVFTESELIASTGFVPGSELTLGELRAMASKIASYYQQRGYFLAQAYLPAQDIHDGVVHISVLPGQYGQVQLRNQSKLSDGLAGTILAGLDGQVISTPPLERRLLLLSDLPGVQVSSTLAPGASLGASDLIVEVQPGSRFNGSIDVDNQGNRYTGRNRIGATLNINELAGIGDVATLRAFTSADGLNYGRLAYQGQAGLLRLGGAYTYMDYKLGKEFAVLDAKGTAKIASAYGSYPLIRSRSSNLYAQLSYDDKTFQDRTESTGTVNDKTARVWMLNLNGDAKDGWGGGGASTYSLTYTTGKIDIATPVARLIDQLTVKSNGHFNKLAFNAARVQSLGGETSLFGTVSGQAASKNLDVSEKMGIGGVGGVRAYPGGEAYGDQGYVLNLELRQNLTAFPALTSLPGQLQLLAFADTGSVKLNRNAWSAGENRRTLSGAGVGVTWTGANALVLKAYYAHKLGNAKATSAPDAAGRFWLQAVKYF
- a CDS encoding YDG domain-containing protein; its protein translation is MNRIYRSIWNQATGAYAAVSENVKSAGKRSMPGCSGGGAHFALTSMAAALMLGYGSLALAGPAGGTVVAGQASITGAPGATVIRQGSQNAVINWANFNINKGESVQFVQPNSNAVALNRVLGSDGTTILGNLSANGKVFIVNPNGVLFGQGASVNTAGLVASTLDINNADFMAGKYQFSGNGAGKVLNQGSISAPGGYVALLGANVSNEGTIQARLGSVALAAGRAITLDVAGDGLLNVAVNAGAVGALVSNGGMIKADGGSVVLTAQAAGDLLKTVVNNTGVIEAHTIDTRGGTIKLLGDMQSGTVNAGGTLDASAPGGGNGGFIDTSAAHVKLDDALKVTTASSNGLTGTWLIDPTDYTIAASGGDQTGAFFSNALKSNSVHIQSVSGGSGTLGDINVNDTISWSANQLKMTAQNNININQPLRGSGTASLALEYGQQAVAASNLSTYNVKAEIDLPSGLNFSTKLGSDGTATAYTVINSLGAATSVSGTDLQGLKNALSGNFVLGANIDASVTANTAVWGANGFTPIGTTGTAFSGKFDGLGHVITGLNSSTTSAAGVAGLFGSSSGSIRNIGLVAPVISANIASTQGNIAALAAINSGTISNAYASGGSVTVTTGAIGAGLVGLNSGTISDSYNTSKVSVVGNYDFWMGGLVGNTTKTSTVINSYNAGEVIGAYTAGGLVGNNLGAITNSFNSGNVTGTTNTGGLTSHNRATGVITNSYNTGAVTSNSLTGGLVGSNVASSQILNSYSTGAVSSRSGTGTGFGGLVGGNSGIIRNSYATGSVTGVTAVGGLIGTNTSAGLTQNAYSSGAVGLFSGGSGSLGGLIGTIAAGTSPSITGGYYNLTVNPAALGVGTNGGTTTPSITGLTSSEMQVAKNFSAFVFTTTTGSTGNNWVMVNTDGTLNGAGNATGGTGPMLSAEYSTNIYSSHQLQLMAMNLAGNYTLKQDINAASTGTGGDVWNGGTFVPVGTSTGARFTGTIDGAGHVISGLVVNRPGTDYAGLFGATSSSAIVRNVGLEGGSITGRDNTGALVGNNAGLVSGNYSTMSVTGSTDVGGLVGSNSGTVSNSYASGAVSGGTDVGGLVGLNSGTLTNNYATGAVSGTASVGGLVGANSGGTATGNFWDTTTTGQATSATGTGTGLTTAQMKLLATYSGAAWDLASTWIVYDTNTYPLLRAFMTPLQVTFASNASKTYDGTANFAAPSFTYSNPNVSLSGSLNYGAAGSAVNAGTYAITAGGLYSGQRGYAISSNAATLTIDKKAVTLTGATVTARDYDGTTAATVSGGSLVGVLSQDNVNIAVNTGTFDTKDAGTGKAVTAITTGSAGGNYIVTATGLTGTITPKALAVTGLAATTREYDAGIGATLTGGTLSGLIGSETLGLGTSIGVFSNKNVGAGKAVTVTVGSLSNGSNGGLASNYTVTAPTGITGTITAKTLTWVNLALDPSKEYDGNTTASINKGSVTGYVGGETLTSGSIATYADKNAGNNKVVTIHTTLGNGSGGLASNYTLADTTLTSSITPKALTVTGATAGNKVYDGNTAATISGGALSGMIGSETVGLGALSGAFGDKNAGTSKAVTVSGGTLSDGSNGGLASNYTVGSVTGLLADITQKALTVSGVNVASKSYDGNTKATISGGTLNGLVTGETLNLSGQSGTFSDQNAGNGKAVTVTGATLGNGSGLASNYTVSNATDATGNITQKALTVTGATAADKVYDGSTAATVNGGALDGLVSGETLGLSSLTGVFGDKNAGASKAVTVTGGALSDGTGGGLASNYTVGVSLASTASITQKALTLSGLAASAKAYDGNTKATLTGGTLDGLVVGETVSFSGQSGVFADKNAGTGKVVTVTGTTLVDGSGLASNYSLANPTGVTGDITKKALTITGITATNRAYTGGTAVSLGGTVILDGLVGAEGVGVGGMVGVFLDKNVGTGKAVTITGAVMTVGSNGGLASNYTISNPTGVTANITKATISAVTNIVVDSKVYDGGLNAIVNAAGATFGGKKSGDSLTVNATTATFADKNAGSGKVVNAGGMTLGGTDAGNYNLTATTGTGTGTITQAQIASVSGITAAGKTYDGTDTATVSNAGATFAGMVNGDSLNVSATSANFIDKNAGSGKVVNASGLTLGGTDAGNYNLTATTGTGTGTITQALITAVTGITAAGKTYDATDTATVSNAGATFAGMVNGDSLSVSATSANFIDKNAGSGKVVNASGLSLGGTDAGNYNLTATTGTGTGAITPKALTIIGMSAVNKIYDGNTKASVTGGSIGGLVGSETLGVTGLTVTFDDKNAGTGKAVTATGTTLVNGGNGGLASNYTMANPTGFTANITPKALTVSGMTAGTRVYDGNTSATLAGGSLSGVISGETLVLSGGTGVFVDKNAGNGKAVTVSGVSLADGTGLASNYSVTNPTNVKGSITQKVLTVTGALAADKTYDGGLDASITGGSLSGFVGSETVGLASLAGAFADKNAGSGKAVSITGGTLSNGSNGGLASNYSVGPASGLIASIAQKALSVTGVAAANKVYDGTTKASVTGGSLNGLVGGETLGLSGLSGAFGDKNAGTGKAITVSGATLADGTGLASNYTVGNPTGVTANISQATISSVTNVVADSKVYDGGTSVTFATATATFNGMVSGDSLAIGATKAAFSDKNAGVGKAVTISFLTLGGTDAANYALASSTATGTGAITPKALTITSMSAVNKVYDGSTKATLSVGSISGLVGTETLGVTGLSAAFDTRDAGTGKTVTATGSTLVNGGNGGLAANYTISNPTGLIANITPKALTVSGMTAGTRAYDGTTAAILAGGSFSGLVSGETLVLSGGSGVFADKNAGNGKAVTVSGISLLDGTGRASNYTVSNPSTVTGSITQKALSVTGALAADKTYDGGLDATITGGTLSGLVGSETVGLGAMAGAFADKNAGSGKAVSVTGGALSNGSNGGLASNYTVSNPSGLTASITAKALTVSGQLAGNKVYDGNTQASLSGGALSGLVAGESLGFAGQTAVFSDKNAANGKAVTVTGTSLVDTITGLASNYTVSNPTGLTASITAKALTVSGQLASNKVYDGNAQASLSGGVLSGLVAGESLGIAGQTAVFSDKNAANGKAVTVTGTSLVDTASGLASNYTVSNPSGLTASITAKALMVSGQLAGNKVYDGNTVASLSGGVLSGLVAGEALDIAGQTAVFSDKNAASGKAVTVTGTTLVDTITGLASNYTVSNPSGLTASITAKALTVAGQLAVNKVYDGNAQASLSGGVLSGLVAGETLGFGGQSAVFSDKNAANGKAVTVSGTTLVDTASGLASNYTVSNPTGLTASITAKALTVVGQLAGNKVYDGNAQASLSGGVLSGLVAGESLDIAGQTAVFSDKNAANGKAVTVTGTSLVDTASGLASNYTVSNPTGLTASITAKALTVAGQLASNKVYDGNVQASLSGGVLAGLVAGESLGLAGQTATFADKNAANGKAVTVSGTTLVDTASGLASNYTVSNPSGLTASITAKALMVSGQLAGNKVYDGNTVASLSGGVLSGLVAGESLGIAGQTALFSDKNAANGKAVTVTGTSLVDTITGLASNYTVSDPTGLTASITPASLLVRATGAASRVYDTTTNASVTLADNRIAGDVLSISNSGASFADKNAGASKTVTVNGIALGGTDAGNYTVNATATTTASITQAELGVKVGNAEKDQGNVNPAFTASYTGLLGNDTLANEVSGNLAFSTPATIATPAGSYLVSAAGQTSTNYALTYTPGVLTVKPTEALQAAVASVIAAVNVAPSQGNMVQADVVAKGETVTSKEDAVQVAAERGQPQQGSTPVVLTTASVNSNVLPGLRLSVVDTGLRLPSAAGNTSIESQ